The genomic interval AGAAAAGGGAAATACGGTAAGTTTATAGCGTGCTCAGGTTATCCTGAATGTAAATATATAGAAAAAGAAAAACCAAAAGAACTGGATATAATTTGTCCTAAGTGTGGAAAGGGAAAAATTGTTGTGAGAAAAACGAGAAGAGGAAAGGTTTTTTACGGCTGTTCAAGGTATCCGGATTGTGATTACGCATCATGGACTTTGCCTGATAATGGTGAGAAGTCTGACTAAATGCCCACTGATTTAACTGAAATTAAAGGTTACAATTTAAAACTTTTTCAGAATAAAAAGGGTTACAGGTTTTCAATTGATTCCTTTTTGCTTGCCTGGTTTGTTGCAGGGGAAGAATTCAGTAAAGGCTTAGAAATAGGAGCAGGTAGCGGGATAGTTTCCCTTTTAATTGAGAGAATGACAGAAGACAAAAAGCATTTTGAATTAATTGAAGTGCAGAAATCCCTTTTTAACCTTCTTAAAAAAAATATTGATTTAAATAAGCCTTATAAAAGTAAGTTTGTTTTAAGAAATGAGGATGCGAGGTTTGTATTGCCTTCAGTAATTCCCGATATTGTCTATTCAAACCCCCCTTTTACTGATTTTTCAAAGGGAAAGGTTTCCCCAAATTTTGAAAAGGCTATAGCAAGGCATACCTATCTTTTAAACCTTGAATCACTATTAAAATGGTATATAGAGAATACAGGGCAAAATACAAAACTTGCCTTTGTTGAAACAATTAAGAATCTGGAATATTACAGAGAAAAAGTTGAGGAATTTTCCCTTTTTGTTGAAAAAATTGTTTATGTAAAGCCATTTGAAAACAAAAATCCGAACTTATTTCTAATTTTGATAAACAAAAAGAAGAAGGATTTTGAAGAACAATATCTTACCATATACAAGTCAAAAAACATTTACACAGACAAAGTTAAACAGATTTTAGGGATTGTATGATAAAATCTTTCCATGGGATTTTTTAGCGGAAATTTAAGTCTTAAAAGATTTTTTATAGAGGAAATTGAATACTTTAAAGATAAAGAAAGGGTTGTTGCAAACTTAAATAACTATCTTTTCAAGGATATAGAAAATCAGGCAAAAGAGGAATCAATAGGGTGGGTAAGCCCTTTAAAGGTTTATAAATCTCAAATTGATGTTGAAGAAATCTATTACGGTAACTATATACTTTTAGCATTAAGATATGACACAAAGAAAGTATCAAAAGTTCTTATTGATTGCAAATTAAATGAAACAATAGAAAGAGAAGGGTTATCTATTCAAAATAATAAACAATTGAAGCAGTTAAAAGATGATATAAAGCAGGAATTGTTAAAGAAAACTCTTCCTTCTCCTAAAATTGTTGAAGCTGTAATTGACTTGAATAAAAAAACACTTTTATTAAATTCCACCTCTAAAAAATTAGGGGGTTTGTTTTTATCTTTGTTTGAAAAAAGCTTTTCAATTATGCCTGTTTATGTTGACCCAACTGTATTCTCATACATTTCTGTGGGGAAACAGGGGGTTGAAAAGTTATCTTCTCTAACGGAGACAGTAATCTATGACGAATGAGTTAAGAATAGATGAGTTTATTTTTAAAGAGTTTCTCCTTTATATCCTTTACACTTCAGAGATTAACGGGGGAGAAATTGAGGTTAACGGTGAAATAATTTACTTAAATGTAATGGACAGGCTTACCCTGGAAGGTGAAGGTGATGTCTGGGAAACTGATTTAAAAAGAGGAGTGCCTTCAATATCTCGAGAGGCAAAGAGGGCAATTTTAAATGGCAAAATGCCATCTTTAATGAAATTAAAAATACAGTCAGGAGAGGATTCATTCTTTTTTGTGATAGATTCCAAAACCCTTGACATAAAATCCCTTAAGATACCTGTTGTTGCAATAAAAGAACCTGATATAAAGCTTGAACAAAGAATGTTTTACATTGAGACAATTTATTTAATCCTTGAATCA from Thermotomaculum hydrothermale carries:
- a CDS encoding tRNA1(Val) (adenine(37)-N6)-methyltransferase, which codes for MPTDLTEIKGYNLKLFQNKKGYRFSIDSFLLAWFVAGEEFSKGLEIGAGSGIVSLLIERMTEDKKHFELIEVQKSLFNLLKKNIDLNKPYKSKFVLRNEDARFVLPSVIPDIVYSNPPFTDFSKGKVSPNFEKAIARHTYLLNLESLLKWYIENTGQNTKLAFVETIKNLEYYREKVEEFSLFVEKIVYVKPFENKNPNLFLILINKKKKDFEEQYLTIYKSKNIYTDKVKQILGIV
- the rdgC gene encoding recombination-associated protein RdgC produces the protein MGFFSGNLSLKRFFIEEIEYFKDKERVVANLNNYLFKDIENQAKEESIGWVSPLKVYKSQIDVEEIYYGNYILLALRYDTKKVSKVLIDCKLNETIEREGLSIQNNKQLKQLKDDIKQELLKKTLPSPKIVEAVIDLNKKTLLLNSTSKKLGGLFLSLFEKSFSIMPVYVDPTVFSYISVGKQGVEKLSSLTETVIYDE